Proteins encoded by one window of Methanobacterium sp. CWC-01:
- a CDS encoding archaeosine tRNA-ribosyltransferase — protein sequence MLEITLHDGPARLGKWNNLITPTILDAEQVAVVDNQPMPYEVPRTLAQWSVAETILKAQEGNRDDTAVIHGAKYLDLRLECAQELEKLGYRNFLLANVDKLLKRPRNLVETMVAIREAINPNSSLYVPFCHLNFIPLLSYLGVDLFGDASCGYHALLGVMLTPDFNYPVANYEIYHKEKYDMDYSGLLEYNKNSMDFVIREVKAHMKNGTLRNLVEMRCASSPETMAALRILDSEYSDFVLKYTGLY from the coding sequence ATGTTGGAGATAACCCTACACGACGGCCCTGCCCGGCTGGGCAAGTGGAACAACCTTATAACACCCACCATACTGGACGCCGAGCAAGTAGCTGTGGTGGATAACCAGCCCATGCCCTATGAAGTGCCCCGGACCCTGGCCCAATGGTCAGTGGCGGAGACCATCCTGAAAGCACAAGAAGGTAATCGGGATGATACAGCCGTGATCCACGGGGCCAAGTACTTGGATCTTCGGCTGGAATGTGCTCAGGAACTGGAAAAGTTGGGCTATAGGAATTTTCTTTTGGCTAACGTTGATAAACTCCTAAAAAGACCCCGAAATCTGGTGGAGACGATGGTAGCGATCCGGGAGGCTATAAATCCTAATTCATCTTTATACGTGCCCTTCTGTCATCTGAACTTCATCCCCCTGCTTTCCTACCTGGGGGTGGACCTTTTTGGAGATGCGTCCTGCGGATACCATGCCCTACTAGGGGTTATGCTCACCCCTGACTTTAACTATCCGGTGGCGAACTATGAGATCTACCATAAGGAAAAATATGATATGGACTACTCCGGACTTTTAGAGTACAATAAAAACAGTATGGACTTCGTTATCCGGGAAGTGAAAGCCCATATGAAGAATGGGACTTTAAGGAACCTGGTGGAGATGCGCTGTGCCTCCTCTCCCGAGACCATGGCTGCACTCCGGATACTGGATAGTGAATATTCTGATTTTGTGTTGAAGTATACGGGGTTATATTAA